In Pelmatolapia mariae isolate MD_Pm_ZW linkage group LG8, Pm_UMD_F_2, whole genome shotgun sequence, one genomic interval encodes:
- the LOC134633346 gene encoding cytochrome P450 26A1 isoform X3: MVVNALLTTFLCTVALPILLFLLAVKLWEVYTLRCRDPTCPFPLPPGSMGLPFIGETLQLLLQRKTFLRMKREKYGYIYRTHLFGNRTVRVTGADNVKQILLGEHRLVSAQWPASVRAILGTETLSNMHGAQHKTKKKAILRAFSREALELYIPVIQEEVQAAVKEWLASDSCVLVYPEMKRLMFRIAMRVLLGFEPEQIQTDEHELVEAFEEMIKNLFSLPIDVPFSGLYRGLKARNFIHSKIEENIKKKVQESDQEWKPRDALQQLIDSSNKNKEPISMQAIKQSATELLFGGHETTASTATSLVMFLGLNPKVVDKLRQELEDKVKLGMDLQSLNIESLEQLKYTGCVIKETLRINPPVPGGFRVALKTFELNGYQIPKGWNVVYSICDTHDVAEIFPDKEDFQPERFMTDPCADSSRFQYIPFGGGSRMCVGKEFAKVLLKVFLVEVVTKCHWTLLNGPPTMKTGPTVYPEDNLPTKFTSYVQN, encoded by the exons ATGGTCGTGAATGCACTGTTGACCACGTTCTTGTGCACCGTAGCGCTTCCCATTCTGCTGTTCCTGTTGGCCGTGAAGCTGTGGGAGGTTTACACGCTCCGATGCAGAGACCCGACTTGCCCTTTCCCGCTGCCCCCCGGATCCATGGGCTTGCCTTTCATTGGAGAGACGCTGCAACTCCTCCTCCAG AGGAAAACATTTCTTCGGATGAAGCGGGAGAAGTACGGTTACATCTACCGCACACACCTCTTCGGGAACCGCACGGTGCGCGTGACTGGCGCGGATAACGTCAAGCAGATCCTCCTGGGGGAGCACAGGCTGGTGTCCGCGCAGTGGCCCGCTTCTGTTCGCGCGATCCTGGGCACGGAGACGCTCTCCAACATGCACGGAGCTCAGCAcaagactaaaaaaaaa GCTATCCTGCGCGCCTTTTCCAGGGAGGCTTTAGAGCTCTATATCCCCGTTATCCAGGAGGAAGTTCAGGCTGCAGTGAAGGAATGGCTGGCAAGTGACTCCTGCGTGTTGGTCTACCCAGAGATGAAGCGGCTGATGTTCCGCATCGCCATGAGGGTTCTGCTGGGCTTTGAGCCAGAGCAGATTCAAACCGATGAGCACGAGCTGGTGGAGGCTTTTGAGGAAATGATCAAGAACCTGTTCTCTTTGCCCATTGATGTGCCTTTCAGTGGACTGTACAGG GGTCTGAAAGCGAGGAACTTCATCCACTCTAAGATTGAGGAGAACATCAAGAAGAAGGTGCAGGAGTCAGACCAGGAGTGGAAACCCAGAGACGCCCTGCAGCAGCTCATAGACAGCAGCAACAAGAACAAAGAGCCCATCAGCATGCAG GCCATCAAGCAGTCTGCCACAGAGCTGTTGTTTGGGGGGCATGAAACCACAGCCAGCACAGCCACCTCTCTGGTCATGTTCCTGGGTCTAAACCCCAAAGTAGTGGATAAACTGAGACAGGAGCTCGAGGACAAGGTAAAGCTT GGCATGGACCTACAGAGCCTGAACATCGAGTCCTTGGAGCAGCTGAAATACACAGGCTGTGTCATCAAAGAGACGCTGAGGATCAACCCTCCTGTCCCTGGAGGCTTCAGAGTGGCCCTCAAGACCTTTGAGCTCAAT GGTTACCAGATTCCCAAAGGCTGGAACGTTGTCTACAGTATCTGCGATACTCATGATGTGGCAGAGATCTTCCCCGACAAAGAAGACTTCCAGCCAGAGCGCTTCATGACCGATCCTTGTGCGGACTCCTCCAGGTTTCAGTACATCCCATTTGGTGGTGGCTCCAGGATGTGCGTTGGGAAGGAATTTGCCAAGGTTCTGCTGAAGGTGTTCCTGGTGGAGGTGGTAACAAAGTGTCACTGGACTCTTTTAAACGGGCCTCCAACCATGAAAACAGGACCTACTGTCTATCCCGAAGACAATCTGCCAACCAAGTTCACCAGCTATGTACAGAATTAA
- the LOC134633346 gene encoding cytochrome P450 26A1 isoform X1: protein MVVNALLTTFLCTVALPILLFLLAVKLWEVYTLRCRDPTCPFPLPPGSMGLPFIGETLQLLLQRKTFLRMKREKYGYIYRTHLFGNRTVRVTGADNVKQILLGEHRLVSAQWPASVRAILGTETLSNMHGAQHKTKKKAILRAFSREALELYIPVIQEEVQAAVKEWLASDSCVLVYPEMKRLMFRIAMRVLLGFEPEQIQTDEHELVEAFEEMIKNLFSLPIDVPFSGLYRGLKARNFIHSKIEENIKKKVQESDQEWKPRDALQQLIDSSNKNKEPISMQAIKQSATELLFGGHETTASTATSLVMFLGLNPKVVDKLRQELEDKAEQGMDLQSLNIESLEQLKYTGCVIKETLRINPPVPGGFRVALKTFELNGYQIPKGWNVVYSICDTHDVAEIFPDKEDFQPERFMTDPCADSSRFQYIPFGGGSRMCVGKEFAKVLLKVFLVEVVTKCHWTLLNGPPTMKTGPTVYPEDNLPTKFTSYVQN, encoded by the exons ATGGTCGTGAATGCACTGTTGACCACGTTCTTGTGCACCGTAGCGCTTCCCATTCTGCTGTTCCTGTTGGCCGTGAAGCTGTGGGAGGTTTACACGCTCCGATGCAGAGACCCGACTTGCCCTTTCCCGCTGCCCCCCGGATCCATGGGCTTGCCTTTCATTGGAGAGACGCTGCAACTCCTCCTCCAG AGGAAAACATTTCTTCGGATGAAGCGGGAGAAGTACGGTTACATCTACCGCACACACCTCTTCGGGAACCGCACGGTGCGCGTGACTGGCGCGGATAACGTCAAGCAGATCCTCCTGGGGGAGCACAGGCTGGTGTCCGCGCAGTGGCCCGCTTCTGTTCGCGCGATCCTGGGCACGGAGACGCTCTCCAACATGCACGGAGCTCAGCAcaagactaaaaaaaaa GCTATCCTGCGCGCCTTTTCCAGGGAGGCTTTAGAGCTCTATATCCCCGTTATCCAGGAGGAAGTTCAGGCTGCAGTGAAGGAATGGCTGGCAAGTGACTCCTGCGTGTTGGTCTACCCAGAGATGAAGCGGCTGATGTTCCGCATCGCCATGAGGGTTCTGCTGGGCTTTGAGCCAGAGCAGATTCAAACCGATGAGCACGAGCTGGTGGAGGCTTTTGAGGAAATGATCAAGAACCTGTTCTCTTTGCCCATTGATGTGCCTTTCAGTGGACTGTACAGG GGTCTGAAAGCGAGGAACTTCATCCACTCTAAGATTGAGGAGAACATCAAGAAGAAGGTGCAGGAGTCAGACCAGGAGTGGAAACCCAGAGACGCCCTGCAGCAGCTCATAGACAGCAGCAACAAGAACAAAGAGCCCATCAGCATGCAG GCCATCAAGCAGTCTGCCACAGAGCTGTTGTTTGGGGGGCATGAAACCACAGCCAGCACAGCCACCTCTCTGGTCATGTTCCTGGGTCTAAACCCCAAAGTAGTGGATAAACTGAGACAGGAGCTCGAGGACAAG GCGGAGCAGGGCATGGACCTACAGAGCCTGAACATCGAGTCCTTGGAGCAGCTGAAATACACAGGCTGTGTCATCAAAGAGACGCTGAGGATCAACCCTCCTGTCCCTGGAGGCTTCAGAGTGGCCCTCAAGACCTTTGAGCTCAAT GGTTACCAGATTCCCAAAGGCTGGAACGTTGTCTACAGTATCTGCGATACTCATGATGTGGCAGAGATCTTCCCCGACAAAGAAGACTTCCAGCCAGAGCGCTTCATGACCGATCCTTGTGCGGACTCCTCCAGGTTTCAGTACATCCCATTTGGTGGTGGCTCCAGGATGTGCGTTGGGAAGGAATTTGCCAAGGTTCTGCTGAAGGTGTTCCTGGTGGAGGTGGTAACAAAGTGTCACTGGACTCTTTTAAACGGGCCTCCAACCATGAAAACAGGACCTACTGTCTATCCCGAAGACAATCTGCCAACCAAGTTCACCAGCTATGTACAGAATTAA
- the LOC134633346 gene encoding cytochrome P450 26A1 isoform X2 yields the protein MVVNALLTTFLCTVALPILLFLLAVKLWEVYTLRCRDPTCPFPLPPGSMGLPFIGETLQLLLQRKTFLRMKREKYGYIYRTHLFGNRTVRVTGADNVKQILLGEHRLVSAQWPASVRAILGTETLSNMHGAQHKTKKKAILRAFSREALELYIPVIQEEVQAAVKEWLASDSCVLVYPEMKRLMFRIAMRVLLGFEPEQIQTDEHELVEAFEEMIKNLFSLPIDVPFSGLYRGLKARNFIHSKIEENIKKKVQESDQEWKPRDALQQLIDSSNKNKEPISMQAIKQSATELLFGGHETTASTATSLVMFLGLNPKVVDKLRQELEDKVKLAEQGMDLQSLNIESLEQLKYTGCVIKETLRINPPVPGGFRVALKTFELNGYQIPKGWNVVYSICDTHDVAEIFPDKEDFQPERFMTDPCADSSRFQYIPFGGGSRMCVGKEFAKVLLKVFLVEVVTKCHWTLLNGPPTMKTGPTVYPEDNLPTKFTSYVQN from the exons ATGGTCGTGAATGCACTGTTGACCACGTTCTTGTGCACCGTAGCGCTTCCCATTCTGCTGTTCCTGTTGGCCGTGAAGCTGTGGGAGGTTTACACGCTCCGATGCAGAGACCCGACTTGCCCTTTCCCGCTGCCCCCCGGATCCATGGGCTTGCCTTTCATTGGAGAGACGCTGCAACTCCTCCTCCAG AGGAAAACATTTCTTCGGATGAAGCGGGAGAAGTACGGTTACATCTACCGCACACACCTCTTCGGGAACCGCACGGTGCGCGTGACTGGCGCGGATAACGTCAAGCAGATCCTCCTGGGGGAGCACAGGCTGGTGTCCGCGCAGTGGCCCGCTTCTGTTCGCGCGATCCTGGGCACGGAGACGCTCTCCAACATGCACGGAGCTCAGCAcaagactaaaaaaaaa GCTATCCTGCGCGCCTTTTCCAGGGAGGCTTTAGAGCTCTATATCCCCGTTATCCAGGAGGAAGTTCAGGCTGCAGTGAAGGAATGGCTGGCAAGTGACTCCTGCGTGTTGGTCTACCCAGAGATGAAGCGGCTGATGTTCCGCATCGCCATGAGGGTTCTGCTGGGCTTTGAGCCAGAGCAGATTCAAACCGATGAGCACGAGCTGGTGGAGGCTTTTGAGGAAATGATCAAGAACCTGTTCTCTTTGCCCATTGATGTGCCTTTCAGTGGACTGTACAGG GGTCTGAAAGCGAGGAACTTCATCCACTCTAAGATTGAGGAGAACATCAAGAAGAAGGTGCAGGAGTCAGACCAGGAGTGGAAACCCAGAGACGCCCTGCAGCAGCTCATAGACAGCAGCAACAAGAACAAAGAGCCCATCAGCATGCAG GCCATCAAGCAGTCTGCCACAGAGCTGTTGTTTGGGGGGCATGAAACCACAGCCAGCACAGCCACCTCTCTGGTCATGTTCCTGGGTCTAAACCCCAAAGTAGTGGATAAACTGAGACAGGAGCTCGAGGACAAGGTAAAGCTT GCGGAGCAGGGCATGGACCTACAGAGCCTGAACATCGAGTCCTTGGAGCAGCTGAAATACACAGGCTGTGTCATCAAAGAGACGCTGAGGATCAACCCTCCTGTCCCTGGAGGCTTCAGAGTGGCCCTCAAGACCTTTGAGCTCAAT GGTTACCAGATTCCCAAAGGCTGGAACGTTGTCTACAGTATCTGCGATACTCATGATGTGGCAGAGATCTTCCCCGACAAAGAAGACTTCCAGCCAGAGCGCTTCATGACCGATCCTTGTGCGGACTCCTCCAGGTTTCAGTACATCCCATTTGGTGGTGGCTCCAGGATGTGCGTTGGGAAGGAATTTGCCAAGGTTCTGCTGAAGGTGTTCCTGGTGGAGGTGGTAACAAAGTGTCACTGGACTCTTTTAAACGGGCCTCCAACCATGAAAACAGGACCTACTGTCTATCCCGAAGACAATCTGCCAACCAAGTTCACCAGCTATGTACAGAATTAA